A genomic segment from Aspergillus puulaauensis MK2 DNA, chromosome 1, nearly complete sequence encodes:
- a CDS encoding uncharacterized protein (COG:I;~EggNog:ENOG410Q28P;~InterPro:IPR014352,IPR035984,IPR000582;~PFAM:PF00887;~go_function: GO:0000062 - fatty-acyl-CoA binding [Evidence IEA]), with amino-acid sequence MAVESFNSALAAAQSKEKFSAAVQTAAGKVNADALKAAVDVVLAGGDDASVADADQSGALKSGFEFATELVKALQKEPGTDDKLKLYAFFKRSRDEEPAEPSFYQIESKYKYNAWKEISHISQQRAQALYIQKVNDLIDSIGTQ; translated from the exons ATGGCCGTCGAATCATTCAACTCCGCCCTCGCCGCCGCGCAGTCCAAGGAGAagttctccgccgccgtgcAAACCGCCGCCGGAAAGGTCAACGCCGATGCCTTGAAGGCCGCTGTCGATGTTGTTCTCGCTGGTGGCGACGACGCCTCGGTCGCTGATGCTGACCAGAGCGGAGCCCTCAAGTCCGGTTTCGAATTCGCGACGGAGCTCGTCAAGGCCCTGCAGAAGGAGCCCGGGACTGATGATAAGCTGAAG TTGTATGCGTTCTTCAAGCGGTCGAGGGATGAGGAACCTGCTGAGCCTAGCTTCTACCAGATCGAG AGCAAGTACAAGTACAACGCATGGAAGGAAATCAGCCATATCAGCCAGCAACGGGCCCAGGCTCTGTACATCCAAAAGGTCAATGATCTTATTGACTCGATCGGTACCCAGTAA
- a CDS encoding tyrosyl-DNA phosphodiesterase 1 (COG:L;~EggNog:ENOG410PIHZ;~InterPro:IPR010347,IPR027415;~PFAM:PF06087;~go_component: GO:0005634 - nucleus [Evidence IEA];~go_function: GO:0008081 - phosphoric diester hydrolase activity [Evidence IEA];~go_process: GO:0006281 - DNA repair [Evidence IEA]): MDDKQDRPAKRPKLTSNSASDPPENTHSPNLASLHHSITPPPARPGRVPLSPHQNSEKKDTPTTNTNQPQLIPSPIQLTRIRDFSDSLKNNEDTVRLRDILGDPMIRECWQFNYLFDVDFLMSQFDEDVRDLVSVKVVHGSWKSESDNKIRIDEASKRYSNVEPIVAYMPEPFGTHHSKMMVLLRHDDLAQVIIHTANMISGDWANMCQAVWRSPLLPLNTNDDDEQKSTLWGSGERFKRDLLAYLKAYGVKKTGPLTEKLSKYDFSAVRAALIASVPSKQKIGTSSNGDGKPLWGWPALKDALQNIQLHEGDSNMMPHIVTQMSSIATLGQTDKWLKDVFFDALAPPRSTQTSKKQRPQFSVMFPTAEEIRRSLNGYGSGGSIHMKLQSAAQQKQLQYLRPYLKHWAGDVADELPANIQDAGRRRAAPHIKTYIRFTDGESMDAIDWALVTSANLSTQAWGAATNANGEVRICSWEVGVLVWPELYAMGPQSQSVAMVPCFKKDKPSSPRELPADAGASTALVGFRMPYDLPLTSYAAQDVPWCATMPHSEPDWLGQTWAA, from the exons ATGGACGACAAGCAGGACCGTCCAGCAAAACGCCCCAAGTTAACATCCAATTCAGCCTCAGATCCACCCGAAAACACCCACTCGCCTAACCTCGCATCCCTCCACCACTCCATAACTCCTCCCCCGGCGCGTCCTGGACGTGTCCCTCTTTCCCCGCACCAGAActcggagaagaaagacACGCCCACTACAAATACAAACCAGCCTCAACTAATTCCGTCTCCGATCCAATTGACTCGTATCAGGGACTTCAGTGACTCGTTGAAGAACAATGAAGACACTGTTAGATTGCGTGATATCCTGGGTGATCCTATGATCCGTGAATGCTGGCAATTCAATTATCTGTTTGATGTGGATTTTCTTATGAGTcagtttgatgaggatgtgaGGGATTTGGTTTCTGTCAAGGTTGTGCATGGGTCGTGGAAAAGTGAGTCGGATAATAAAATACGGATTGAT GAAGCATCCAAGCGGTATTCAAATGTCGAGCCGATTGTGGCATATATGCCTGAGCCGTTTGGTACCCATCATTCGAAGATGATGGTTCTGTTGAGACATGATGATCTTGCCCA GGTGATTATCCACACAGCAAACATGATTTCTGGTGACTGGGCGAATATGTGTCAGGCAGTCTGGCGCTCACCCCTCCTGCCTCTCAACAcgaatgatgatgatgagcagAAATCTACTCTTTGGGGTTCAGGCGAGCGATTCAAGCGCGATTTACTTGCCTACTTGAAAGCGTATGGTGTGAAGAAGACAGGCCCACTGACTGAGAAGCTTTCCAAGTATGATTTCAGTGCCGTTCGAGCTGCGTTAATCGCCAGCGTTCCTTCCAAGCAGAAGATTGGCACATCAAGCAATGGGGATGGTAAACCGCTCTGGGGATGGCCAGCTTTGAAAGATGCTCTACAGAATATTCAGTTGCATGAAGGCGACAGTAATATGATGCCACATATTGTTACTCAA ATGTCCTCCATCGCGACACTAGGGCAAACAGACAAATGGCTAAAGGATGTTTTCTTCGACGCCCTTGCTCCGCCAAGATCTACGCAAACATCAAAGAAGCAACGACCACAGTTTTCTGTGATGTTTCCAACAGCCGAAGAAATCCGGCGCTCACTTAATGGCTACGGTTCTGGCGGATCGATCCATATGAAGCTACAAAGCGCTGCCCAGCAGAAACAGCTACAATACCTACGGCCCTACCTAAAACACTGGGCAGGAGATGTGGCCGATGAACTGCCCGCGAACATCCAAGATGCCGGCCGTCGTCGTGCAGCACCCCATATAAAAACGTATATACGCTTTACAGATGGAGAGAGCATGGACGCGATCGACTGGGCACTTGTCACATCGGCTAACCTCTCAACGCAGGCGTGGGGAGCAGCCACCAATGCAAATGGAGAGGTGCGCATCTGTAGTTGGGAGGTTGGGGTGTTGGTTTGGCCGGAACTTTATGCCATGGGGCCTCAGTCGCAGTCGGTGGCTATGGTGCCGTGTTTCAAAAAGGACAAGCCGAGTTCTCCTCGGGAGCTTCCAGCTGATGCAGGGGCTTCGACAGCCCTGGTTGGGTTTCGGATGCCGTACGATTTACCCTTGACTTCGTACGCCGCACAGGACGTCCCGTGGTGTGCAACGATGCCTCACTCAGAGCCCGACTGGCTCGGGCAAACTTGGGCAGCATAG
- a CDS encoding putative U-box domain protein (COG:O;~EggNog:ENOG410PP5I;~InterPro:IPR011990,IPR003613,IPR019734,IPR013026, IPR013083;~PFAM:PF04564;~go_function: GO:0004842 - ubiquitin-protein transferase activity [Evidence IEA];~go_function: GO:0005515 - protein binding [Evidence IEA];~go_process: GO:0016567 - protein ubiquitination [Evidence IEA]): protein MSFDLKEKGNLLFKEGDYNGAEEFYSQAIQKNPREATFFTNRALTRIRLERWAGVEHDARAAIGLYGAKSPNSLKSWWYLSQALLGLQQPQEAYEVAIDAYRASLAARNAQTENLSKAVLRAKQQIWAAKETSRLREMNQTLATMEELVEADLKRSLDKLQGQLDRGEIGETGFGEDQRALREDAQKNIHNVREAFRIASNGEVQERVVPDYLVDGITFEIMHDPVIIPSGTSFDRIGVLKYVEQSGVDPITRTPMTVHDLRPNYALKAACEDFLTKNGWAVDW from the exons ATGTCATTCGATCtgaaagaaaaaggcaatCTTCTGTTCAAGGAGGGTGACTACAATGGCGCGGAGGAGTTCTATTCCCAAGC GATCCAGAAAAACCCTCGCGAGGCGACTTTCTTCACAAATCGCGCCCTCACCCGGATAAGGCTTGAGAGATGGGCCGGCGTTGAGCACGATGCGCGCGCCGCTATCGGGTTGTACGGGGCCAAGTCGCCGAATAGCCTGAAGAGCTGGTGGTATCTCTCCCAGGCGCTCTTGGGCCTTCAGCAGCCGCAGGAGGCGTATGAGGTTGCCATTGATGCATACCGTGCCAGTCTGGCGGCCAGGAACGCACAAACGGAGAACTTGTCCAAGGCTGTCCTGCGCGCGAAGCAGCAGATCTGGGCTGCGAAGGAGACGTCACGACTGCGCGAAATGAACCAAACCCTGGCGACTATGGAGGAGCTAGTTGAAGCGGATCTGAAGCGTTCGCTGGACAAACTCCAGGGGCAGTTGGATAGGGGTGAGATCGGAGAGACGGGTTTCGGGGAAGACCAAAGGGCGCTGCGGGAGGATGCCCAGAAGAATATCCATAATGTGCGCGAGGCATTCCGCATTGCCTCTAATGGAGAGGTTCAAGAACGG GTTGTCCCTGACTATCTTGTCGACGGCATCACCTTCGAGATCATGCACGATCCAGTTATCATACCTTCGGGTACCAGCTTCGACCGTATAGGTGTACTCAAGTACGTCGAACAATCTGGTGTGGACCCAATCACACGGACACCGATGACTGTTCACGATCTACGACCGAACTATGCCTTGAAAGCGGCTTGTGAAGACTTTTTGACCAAGAACGGCTGGGCGGTTGATTGGTAG